Below is a genomic region from Blastocatellia bacterium.
GTCTTCGGGAAGCTCGCTCTGCGTTCTCGCCGACACCCCACCCACGTGGATCGGCGGAGCGGAGATGAAGTAAAGCGCCATATCGGCAAAATGCGCTCCCCCAGCGACCAAAGGCGTACTTGTCGGAAGCGCATCTATGATTCGGCGATTGTGATCGGGATCAGTGACCATCCATGGCTCATTGAAGGCTCCGAGGCGAACCACCATGGGGGATCCGAGTGCGCCTTCGGCGATCCAGCGCTTGAGCATTTGGACACCGGCATTGAAGCGAAAGATGAATCCGACCTGGAATTTTCGTCCCGACGTCTCGGCGACCTCCACCACGCGGAGCCCCATCTCGCGCGAGATCGCGATGGGCTTTTCGCAGAGGACGTGTTTGCCGGCCCGAAGGCATGCGATTGCGATCTCCGGAGTGACCTCCGGAGGAGTCGCAATGATGACCGCTTCGATCGCAGGATCTTCGATCCACTCGCGATAATCGAGAGTCGCCCGTTCAACCCGGAACTCACGAGCGGCACGATCAAGCGCCACTCCGTCTACGTCCGCCAGCGCCAGAAGCGCGGCGTCCGGATTTCGTCGCAGGGCCGGCAGGTGAAACCCACGCGCCACAGCCCCGCAGCCGATCACACCGATGCCGATCTTTCCCTCCCTCATGAGAGTCCCAGCAGTCGCAGCGTATCGCGTTCGAGGATTTGAACGATTGCTTCTTCCGGTAGAGGAGGCAGCCCCCACCGCCGAGCAAAATCATTGACCCCTCGCACGCCTTCAAGGGCTTCTCCCGGCGTAGCGAAGGGATAATCCGAACCGAAAAGCAATTTCCCCATGACGCCATATTCCAGAGCGAGCATCAACCCGTTGTAGAATTGCCACGGACGATAATGCAAGGCCGAGATGTCGGCGTAGAGGTTCGGATGCTTCCGAATCAGGACGACCGTCTCCGCGATCCACGGATGTCCGAGATGCGCGATGATCATCACCAAGTCGGGATGGGCAAAAGCAACCTCTTCCAAAAGTAAGGGAGAAGCAAAGCGAAGAGGCGCGCGGCG
It encodes:
- a CDS encoding Gfo/Idh/MocA family oxidoreductase — encoded protein: MREGKIGIGVIGCGAVARGFHLPALRRNPDAALLALADVDGVALDRAAREFRVERATLDYREWIEDPAIEAVIIATPPEVTPEIAIACLRAGKHVLCEKPIAISREMGLRVVEVAETSGRKFQVGFIFRFNAGVQMLKRWIAEGALGSPMVVRLGAFNEPWMVTDPDHNRRIIDALPTSTPLVAGGAHFADMALYFISAPPIHVGGVSARTQSELPEDNHWIGVIEFADGSICKLEMAWLHPIAQADEHRGPYPQVKYPEIEIFGPRGIAWHDLRTGRTQLVRSEGVIRKRLPPYELNFDRQLEAFLTAIREDRPPSPDARDGYRSLILTLDLQEAIRRHTILEIAQEEYK